ggtgggacgtttcgagcgaaacagttcttgtaagctgaaataaacaCTTATAAATACTGAAactaaattataaaaatttaattatatgCAGACCGATGTTATATAGTTTCTTAAGCATATTCTGCTCGGTTGTAATCAATTATCATAGCTAAGTAGCTCAGGACTTTGTCAGGGAAGAGGATGTTTAGGCAATTACCTTCCGATTTCAAGGAGCAATCATTTTCATTCCTTATAAGGTAGTACCTCATTAACGTTAATGACTCACCGTAAATAAGGGCAGTATCGTAatatctgcaatttttccgatCAATATGATTATAAATAACTGCCACAAGGTTATTTCCGCAAACTGTGCAAACATTATTCCGCACATAAGCGATTCAGCGAGTATTATAACATAATCGTGTGTAAACACTATAAGATTAAAAATTTGTCGCTGAATGCTCTATGGGTTGTTGTAATACGCAGCACTACTGAATCGGACGCTCAGCgtaagagtaaaaattcttcgaGTAAGATATTTGATGTTCAACTGACTGACTAAACAGTATATAAAATTAACTTAATCGTACGACCCACGGCGTTGCGAATCTACCAAACAATTTGGTTTGGACTAAAAAGCAAATCTAACATTGATGAATTGATTGAGCGTTTCAACGAAGTTTTACTCTTTAACATCACCCAAATCTTTAAAAGGGTCCTCTTCAAAGAAGTCTACAAAAGTGAATGTGGAGGATGAAGGTAAACGAATCGAACGATGTGGCAATAAATTGCAATTCCACTTTGCAAAAAGTAAACTTTCCTCAAGTGAAATTCAATTACAACGACATACCCTAATCAGATGACGTTAAATACCCGAGAATATATATCAAAAGAAGGCCACCTAAATTTGTTCATTAATACTTCACACAAAATCGCCAATCTCTTAGAAATGTAATAGTGCATTTCCGTTAAACCAAATCTAATGTCACTTAGCGCAGGGTATTTAAAATCAGATGGTGTCACTACATGTTTTACGTGGACTATTTACGTCCGGCAGTTGCACGATGACAACCTCGTTTTGGTACATTTGGATTTACAGCGTATGATACGCAATATTTAACATATATACTACAGTGCATGCACATACATATTACCATCTTGTTGTGATTGGTTGTTGAAGACATGTCACTTGAACGCCAAAACAGCACTTAACAATCTTGCTGCTATGGTTTGGGCATCGACATATGATATAGGGAGTTGTCATATGTTTAACTTTTGAGTCATCTTACACTGAATTCCTTCCTGAATTCAACAAAGCCTTCTGATTATATATACTATTTTAACAATTTCAATACTATTTGAAGcgtcaaaaatatttattataaaaaaaaatgaaacctgctgttatcggctttgaaaacataagcgaacggctatgtactttgcgcttacgaggcaagtttagaaatataagccttataaacgttcacgcccctacagagtcggagaaggataccttctacgaggcagtagaacgaaccctcgaagcctgtcccagatatgatatcaaaatcatacttggggattttaacagccaagtagggaaggagcccgtattcaggcgatacgttggctaatatagcttacacgaaaaaacaaatgattacAGACTGCAgataattcaattagcagggtcacacgaaatggttgttggaagtacctggtttgcgcggaaagcggtccacaaacatacgtgggcctctccagacgggaccactttcaaccaaattgaccacgtgttgatcgaacgccgccacttctcagccttgatgaatgtcagaacatataggggggccaatatagactcggatcactatctcgttggcgtagtgccccaagctcgaataacaataccacctagaatcccctctgacaatcaggtgagagtgaacactgaagccatccacaacacaaccctccgcgacacctataagagggaaatagatgccgcaataaccgcagtcaacagaggacctggagatgaagcatcaacaaatgaccttcacaatcacctgaagaacgttatcatggatacgaccacaaacatacttggccccggccgcaaaaggagtcggaacggctggtttgacgatgaatgtaagctagcaacggaacggaagaatgccgcataccgagtaatgttgcattctcaaagaacgcgggcacgcgcaaaaacttatcacaaactccgtcgagcggagaagcgacttcacagacggaaaaaggaagcctgggagaaccgcgccaggcgcggaagttttaccaacaagtcagcaggatgaacatttgaagagcgttatcattgatacggtcacaaacacaattgaccccagccgcaaaaaattcaaacggaagaatgctgtataccgggtaatgctgcactctcaaacaACTAAGGCACGCTAGAGGCCTATCACGAGCTCTGTCCAGCAAGCCTGCTTACATACAAATCAgcaaccttatacacctcgatgcgcatcctgtcgagacaaagagggaaatctgatttccgacagaatgggcatattggggcgatgggttgagtactttgatgagctactgaacaaccagaacatcggcgagttggaggtcccaccaagtgaagacgagggacaaatactgccaccaccaagtttatgagaaacagtccgtgcaattcatcggctaaaaaaaggcgccaggagccgatggaattacagccgaatcagttaaatatggaggcgaccagttacaccaagtggttcatcaacttgtgctcaaggaatgggacagcgaatcaacgcctgacgattggcaacgaggcattatctgtctcatacataaaaagggagatatcacacagtgcagcaattatagaggtatcacgttgctgaataccatctataagatattctccactatcttgctaggcgggatagccccatacgctcagaacatcattggcccataccaaagaggcttcactccaggcaaatcagcaacagatcagattttctctgtgcggcaagcgatggaaaaactattggaatatggacaacagttgcatctgttcatcgacttgaaagccgcctatgatagcatagccagggtaaaaccttacacggccatgagagaattcgccatcccgacgaaattaataagactgactaggctgaccctgaccaatatgcgaggccaaataaaagcagcaggatcactctcaagaccattcgacatcaacaacggtctacgacaagggtatgcgctatcatgcgtcctctttaacctgcaaatgcaagaggtacgatcctcttcaagtccacccaactactggtctatgctgacgatatcgacatcatgggaagaatcacccgagacgtacaaactgccatcatccagatagagcaggcggcgcgagattttgggctgcacatcaatgaaggcaagacaaaatatatggtggcaacgtcagcaccgaagacgaatcaaccgacaacatcaaaccgcactggtcaaacacgaagaagaataaatataggagaatacaactttgagaccgttgacaatttctcctatctagggtcgaaaatcacaacagctacgatgatgaaatccgcgcacggctgttgtcagccaacagagcctacttcagcttacaaagactgttccgctcgaaacgtctcaccgtaggatcaaagctcttactgtacaagactatgatcttgccagtcctcatgtattcctcggaaacttgggttcttagcaagaaaatttgcgaactcttggccgcgttcgagagaagaatcctccgaagaatttttggccccttgcatgaggatggacgattccgtagcctacacaatgacgaaatctatgagcgataccatgaccgtccggttgtgaacaaaatccggctcaataggttacggtgggcgggacacttaatccgtatggatgaggatgatcccacccggaaagtctataagggcaatatctatggtagaaagagaagacgaggcagaccctgcctaagatggagcgatggcgtaggtcaggacgccagacagcttttaaggatatcgaattggtggacctcggcccaaaaccaggatgtttggagttccttattaaggcaggcctaaaccggataccggttgttgatgcACTGTAAAGACATGTGGGCAAGTCATTTGTAACAAATTAAATTGGAAAGCAAGGAGTCATTTTAAAGTTACTGACGTCATATAAGTTACCTTATCTTCTTGCGATCATCACGCTAGTCTCCCAGGATAACGAAGGACAAAATAAACTCAGAACAACCCTTTTTGTATAAGACAAGTAATATCATTTAGGCTGAAAATGGTAAACGGTTAAACCAACCAAATTAAAAGGAAAGTAAAAAGGTGATGTTttcccagcttccggtattttcTCGCACGCTTGAAACAGAAACTTACAATTAATCTGGTAGTTATGCCTCTACGGCTCTGACGTTGAACCAGATCATTAGAACACATAAACATATAAATATGGGGACCTCCTGAAAATTACTTGATCTACACAACGCCTTATTTCTCAACTATCTAATTGACCCCCTTGTTTAAGGCTCTAGGGTTTAATCCGCTATGAAATCAATGAGACAACTGATAAATTAGTAATCGGAATTTGCGTTGATACTTACTTGTAAATTGAATTTCAGAACGTACTCAACTCCACACAGGTGGCAATAGTAAACGGAAAACACATCGCTGTTATGATTCACTTTGATTTTCGTTGAAGGAGGAGGTAGGAATGTCTTCTGTAGCATTTGCCGCTCAAATATATGTACTCCCCTTTCGTGCACATCTAGAGCACTAGCTGTGAGGAAAGGAATTGAACAGAATTTACAGATGAACTCAGTGCCTTGCACTTTATCATCAGCCTTTATTGATTCCATAATCTGTTTTCCCGTGGATCTCAACTCGTTCACTTTGCTCGGCCGACAATGCAAAGTTGCGCCCTTTGGGTTATTCGCTGCCTGCATTTCGGCTTTGTGATTCGTCTCCTTATGTTGCATTAAGGAAAAGTGGAAAGCAAACAATCGGCCGCAAAACTCACAAGAGTGATTCTTCCCTTCGAAACGATGTTTGATGTGTTTGTGTTCCATCGCTTTTGATAGATTTGCCGAAATCAAACCACATATTTCACATTTCACGCCCTTTGCTGTAGGTGTGCTCGCAACTTCACTGCCGCTATCATTCCGCCGGACTTCGCGATGCTTTCTGCAAATACAAAGGTTTCGCTTaggttttttttacttttaaggGTATTCGACAGTTCTACTTGAAGTGGTCCTTGAGACTTGAATGGtcaaaaaatttatcacaacAAATACCACAAGTTAGTGGACGTTTTTGACTAGAGCCAAATCCCGAGCTAGGTTTTGGTGCAGGCTTCAACTTCCGTAACTTTAAAAGTACTACTTGCTTCCCATTGGAATCCGCAATAGTATTTGCCGGCACAGTTGCCATCTCTTGCGAAAACACCTGCTTTAAAGCACAACCAGCTGACAACTTCCACCGACGACGCCAGTCAATAAGAAAACAAACTTGACAGCCACATTCACAAATCCCACAAACATGTTATTCGATACTCGAAGTTTCAGATCGATAGTCTCGATCTACTGTTAATAGTGCCTCTGCTAAGTTTTTCAAATGAttgcaattaataaaaataaagaaaactttcAGTTACACTTGTTAGAATTAAACTTTACACTTATATCCCCTTGTTGTAAATGAGATTGAGTTCCTGTTAGAAATTTAAGGCCCCAGTGGTACCAAATTTGTTGCCATCATCAATTGTGTTCGAAAAGAAGATGTTTAAAAATTGTTGGTTATAACAAAAACTTTGCTAAATAGCTAAATTTGCTGGAAATAGTTTTCGTTTAACCGTCACTTGTTCCCGTGTATTTTTATTAAACTTCTAGTGGCGAAACTACTGATGAAAACTtgacattttatttaaaaatatcttctaGTTGACTCATGGTTTTCAGAGaattgtttcttttgttttatggTTCCAAGTACATATGTCATTGTTGAGTTATCGTATTTACTATTCAGCCGCCTGTTTTCTCAGAGGTGAGGTGCCGTACTCGTATACATCAACAAAGCAGCAAAAAACAACTGTTCTTGCGTCTACAGAGCTTTGTTATTGGCTATGAGTGGAGATAAGTGCGTACAAAAAGTTCAACGTAGCATGTATTTTGATAAAAGGAATTTAACCATTGCGCTGATGAGGGAATCAGAAGTTACCCAAATAGCACCGATTTCGCCACAGTATACTACATCATAATCACAAAAGATATTACAAATGATCGTTAGCCTTTTGACGATCTCATCCCCGATAATGAAAAGTTCAAGAGatggaaggagcacttcaccacgattctgaaTTGTATAATATCCGGTAAAGTTCCATATCTTGCGTATGATATGGATGGCTCCTCTAAACAGGAGCGTGTTGGTCAGTAAGCGAAAGTGACAGTGGAGAGACCACACAATAATGAAGGACGACAATTTCATTGAGGAATATTCTATGCAATGTAATCCAATATCCCCGGATAGTAAACGAGCGAGTCGCCCCAGAGCTACGTTGCGTAGAACAATGGAGTAAGAGtgtaagcttctcggaaaatcaggCAGGGAGTTGAAGCTCATTGCCTGGAACAGAAAGCAATGGCACTTAGGCGAACACGTACGTTGTCCGACATAGGCGACTATGACAACCATAATATTTGCCAATGGGGCTACTACCTAACTCGGTGAGGTGGCAACATAGGTCAGAGTTTTCCTCTAATGTAGGgatcgattttttcttttatatacatacattctgAAATAGAATATGTTGCAGAAATTTTAggatcaaattcaaaatatttaccaaaAGATATTACCGTATCTGTTTTTTTCCGAAATaacatttttatggttttgtgtaaaacaaccttattcaaatcagttcagtttttctcggagacggttgtagcgtcagccaccaaatttagtggaaactgtgaacgctcgtgcatacagtgagttacataattctacatctacgtccccatacatgcaaaaggggggtgtacatttttttcgcatCAAATattgttatgtggggtatcaaatgaaaggtctcgattagtactttccaaaaccgtTGTTagctttgatatttgttggaaaggtggggagtgcgggggtcgaaagtgatcatttctttaacggacccattctcagactctgaaaataaaataaaaaaacaaaatctgaaaataaatcaagaggctgtcactatatagcTCCTAGATtccgaaataccgtccataacgatatctatttaaataaagttaattaataTTATAGTTAATATTACTATAGTGTTTAGTAATTGGCCTAAAAACCCCCATAAGTTCATTCTGATacaacgaaattttgcagcaatgtaggctataatacagagcatgatcttaccaagaaatcgtaccattactaccaaagttataataggtccaagtttccgcttctttgcaaatttaagactttgaatgtcaatatcacttgaaagcggATATTTTCGCATGACGTACTCATATATTGcgtactacgtactaatgggacgaaTGGGCACTCAAATGCCCTtacaaaggaaatacacaattcatacctgaagccttcagtttccggtttcccaacttgtggGAAGTACAACTAAAATTCTGTTGAATTAATGGGACTGACAATTTCTTGATAATTTCTTTGCtggatttttcttgaaaataaggCACGAtaagtgatttttttagaaCTCGTAAGTGGCAAGGTAAAATCATCACacgcacaaggctatcgtacggaaggtcgcggttcaaatttcactggtggcagtggaattgtaTATATGTCAATTGGATATGGCGGCTTCTTACGTAGATACATATTTGATGAAGCAACAGAAAAATATAATTACAACGTTTTCTGATCCCATTTAATATGGAACCAACTGGGCACAGAAAATCTAAAGGACCATGTTCAATTGATAACCAATTTACCTTTCGTTATGGATTcacttgaaattgaaaataattttcaattgatttcaATCCCACAGTCATCATTTTCACTGGCCGACAGTTTTGCTTTTGGTTAATTCATATTTATGCATCTGCATACAAGTGGCAATATTCAATCGACAATAAAGTTTAGAGATAGATCATtgtagaaattcaaaatattacaaCGGACCAAAAGAATTCATTGTTAAATATTTGCAACGAGTCGAGTAAAATCCTTTTCCATTTATATactcttcctgatttttttttggtcaaTGCGGATATGGGTGCTATCAATGACACAAATTGTTTGCGGAACCCACCCGCTATTTTGAAGCCCGGCATTATTTGAGTGCAACGAGTTCCGGTTGGCCACTGTATAATTTGCACGCATAACTTGCAGTACTGCTCCCAGAACAGTAGCTTTTCCTACATTAAATCGGTCACAAACTGACCTGTATCTAAAAGAACATAAGTGTAAATAACCATACCCAGTGaaacaaaatactaaaaacTTTTTACAACTACTACTATTAGATTATCAATACCAATAAACTACCTGTATGATTCCATAATGATCATTTCCTAAATGATAATCATTAACTGTTTCCGGGGCAATCATTTCCCATCCATGCCTAGCATATTGTGTAGATAGTTCAAAGTTTCCTTTAAGATCCTATAAAAACTTTATCAATTCAAGCGCAATCGACCTGAAATAGGTTTTTAATTCGTCGTTGCAATAACGATCCACAACCTCTTCATAATTTATAATGCGTGGACAACACATTATGTTTCTCTTTATAAGTAATACTACCTCCGACTCTTTAGAGGAACTGGATGAATTAGATTCAACTaaatagctgagtgattagaacacaaggctgtcatacgaaagGTTGCggcttaaatctcactggtggcagtcctCAGtccattcagctgtgaatgagaacctgagtcaaatcagaataacaatctcgggcgagcgcactgctgaccacattaccttttACAGGGTAGTGTAatcatgtagtgtaccgtaacggtcttgaatgacgcgctctaacacacttcaaggccctgatccaatatggattgttgcgccaacgattattattattattaaatttctgCGGCACATTACAGCAACATATAATGCATTTATGGATTAGACATTTTCTAACAGACATAATATTAAATTTCGACGCAATAAATAGAACTTAATGATTCTATTGAGAAACAATGAGTTTTCATTAATTGATTGCTATTTCACATTATTAGGGTTTATAATTTGATAGATaaagtattttttaataattatttcctCACAATTCGCGTTTGGCAGTCACACGCTCGAAAAGCTGTTAGACCCATTCCACTAAGAATTACGCATCACACACTCGCAGGCAAATTGAATGAAATCACCGTGGTTGCGAGCGCGCTGCGAGCTACATGTTGCCTTCCACTTACATTCTTGCAGTATACTAAAGTTGCTAGTCAAGGTACAAACCAAGCTACGGACTCTGCAACATGTTTATCAACATGAGGCTCCTCCCATCAAACTGCACTTTTCCGATGTTGCTGGAGCTGTGCCCGCAACTTAAACCAGCAACATCCGCCTACTCATAGACACGCGATATCGAGTGCTATATTGTAGGCGCTCTAGACAAAGTAATTTTATTGCCGACCAAGTTACGATTCATTTGTCACAGATCATGCAACTCAGGTAgtgatttcatcaaattttaaaGTCTTGAAGGGAAGCGATCATGTGATGAGCAATCGCTGTTGTTGCTTTACCATACTAACGTTGCTGGCTAAGTTGCAAACAACAGTACAGAGAGTTTGACTAGCTTCGctcacaaatatttttttttgatgtTCTTGCAACCATTGTGACAACTTGAACGAGCAACAGCCACTTGTCCTCAAATATACTGTCAAGGGTTTCTGCCTGATATAATGCCTGATCTAATTTGCAAACATGAACAGTTTACACGCTTCTTTCCAAATTAGCACAATAAAGCTTGTGGTGAATGCATTGCATCATTATATTCTTTCTTAATGCCTATCCACATCATAGTTTGTACATCTATAGTCTTCTCTGAAAACGTTATCTGCAATACTTATCCTTTTTTGTATACACAACAGAAGTATCTCAGTAAAACAGTTTTGTAATTTAGTTCAGCTCACTGAGATCTAGGTGGCGATGAAATCGATTTAGAGTGAAAGAAATATCAATGCCATTACCGTTTCCGCCATGCATCTTTCTTTACATTTTGACAGCAGAGAAGAAGGCAGCTCTCTTTGTAGAGTCGCAAAATATCTGCTATTTTTACGTTCATCGCGTTTTTGAATATCCTG
The DNA window shown above is from Hermetia illucens chromosome 5, iHerIll2.2.curated.20191125, whole genome shotgun sequence and carries:
- the LOC119658390 gene encoding zinc finger protein 26-like isoform X2; this translates as MATVPANTIADSNGKQVVLLKLRKLKPAPKPSSGFGSSQKRPLTCGICCDKFFDHSSLKDHFKKHREVRRNDSGSEVASTPTAKGVKCEICGLISANLSKAMEHKHIKHRFEGKNHSCEFCGRLFAFHFSLMQHKETNHKAEMQAANNPKGATLHCRPSKVNELRSTGKQIMESIKADDKVQGTEFICKFCSIPFLTASALDVHERGVHIFERQMLQKTFLPPPSTKIKVNHNSDVFSVYYCHLCGVEYVLKFNLQKHIQTQHPAAENTDPPAEGLIRCTLCQGIFFTKKAYETHTVYHRPDDLYVINEEHRKQIVNRVNQDFDYRRVPTYSAASTVQKRSRRRSGWVPPRKVWTRNQMKNPCHHLRQHLIQMMKKTPANLL
- the LOC119658390 gene encoding zinc finger protein 676-like isoform X3: MATVPANTIADSNGKKHREVRRNDSGSEVASTPTAKGVKCEICGLISANLSKAMEHKHIKHRFEGKNHSCEFCGRLFAFHFSLMQHKETNHKAEMQAANNPKGATLHCRPSKVNELRSTGKQIMESIKADDKVQGTEFICKFCSIPFLTASALDVHERGVHIFERQMLQKTFLPPPSTKIKVNHNSDVFSVYYCHLCGVEYVLKFNLQKHIQTQHPAAENTDPPAEGLIRCTLCQGIFFTKKAYETHTVYHRPDDLYVINEEHRKQIVNRVNQDFDYRRVPTYSAASTVQKRSRRRSGWVPPRKDKESDEEPMSPPSSASDSNDEEDTSKFTIESTTQ
- the LOC119658390 gene encoding zinc finger protein 26-like isoform X1 encodes the protein MATVPANTIADSNGKQVVLLKLRKLKPAPKPSSGFGSSQKRPLTCGICCDKFFDHSSLKDHFKKHREVRRNDSGSEVASTPTAKGVKCEICGLISANLSKAMEHKHIKHRFEGKNHSCEFCGRLFAFHFSLMQHKETNHKAEMQAANNPKGATLHCRPSKVNELRSTGKQIMESIKADDKVQGTEFICKFCSIPFLTASALDVHERGVHIFERQMLQKTFLPPPSTKIKVNHNSDVFSVYYCHLCGVEYVLKFNLQKHIQTQHPAAENTDPPAEGLIRCTLCQGIFFTKKAYETHTVYHRPDDLYVINEEHRKQIVNRVNQDFDYRRVPTYSAASTVQKRSRRRSGWVPPRKDKESDEEPMSPPSSASDSNDEEDTSKFTIESTTQ